One segment of Brassica napus cultivar Da-Ae chromosome C3, Da-Ae, whole genome shotgun sequence DNA contains the following:
- the LOC106356380 gene encoding mitogen-activated protein kinase kinase kinase 20-like — MKRSMSDSKESSRYGRCDDDDNSYDSDGPHKKPKTEDDAVSSTKTSPFRERDLWVLTSFLGKGSYGSVHLAVRTTEGEEESLPEEMAIKTTEFSQASRLKNEAEFLNRLEDNPYIVSYYGNVTTHDKKTKKMVYNTILEYCHGQCLAKHIKLHKGIGLAEDNVKIFAMSILIGLKHIHEKKIIHCDIKPKNILLAAGEHHGFVAKISGFGKAMEKGSSEYGDGWGHVRGTTRFMSPELIGDKVLDYGADVWAFGCTVLEMLTGERVWAEHGELCCWEEWITLIGESDLVPYVPDSLSDEAKDFLSKCFKKDPSRRWTVDSLMNHPFVRWNNEYPEEEEEEEEEEIFEEEEEEENEIFEEEEEEEEEEEAIEIEEEYPKEESEEEDQK; from the coding sequence atgaagagatcCATGTCTGATTCTAAAGAAAGCAGTCGATATGGTCGATGTGACGACGACGACAACAGCTACGACTCCGACGGTCCTCACAAGAAGCCTAAAACAGAGGACGATGCTGTTTCCTCGACCAAGACGAGCCCTTTTCGAGAAAGAGATTTGTGGGTGTTGACTAGTTTTCTTGGAAAAGGCTCATATGGCTCTGTTCACTTAGCCGTGAGAACGACCgagggagaagaagaatcaCTTCCTGAAGAGATGGCAATCAAAACGACCGAGTTCTCACAGGCTTCACGGCTCAAGAACGAGGCTGAGTTCTTAAACCGTCTTGAAGATAACCCATACATTGTCTCCTACTATGGCAACGTGACCACACATGACAAGAAAACCAAGAAGATGGTGTACAACACCATTCTCGAGTACTGTCACGGTCAATGCCTCGCGAAACACATCAAACTCCACAAAGGAATAGGGTTGGCGGAAGATAATGTGAAGATATTCGCTATGAGTATCTTGATCGGTCTCAAGCATATCCATGAAAAGAAGATAATCCACTGCGACATCAAACCGAAGAACATTTTACTCGCCGCAGGGGAGCATCATGGGTTTGTGGCTAAGATCTCTGGTTTCGGGAAAGCCATGGAGAAAGGGTCGAGCGAGTACGGTGATGGATGGGGTCACGTGAGAGGCACAACACGGTTTATGTCGCCGGAGCTTATAGGGGACAAAGTTCTGGACTATGGTGCGGATGTTTGGGCCTTTGGGTGCACGGTTCTTGAGATGTTGACAGGGGAACGTGTTTGGGCAGAGCATGGTGAGTTGTGTTGTTGGGAAGAATGGATTACTCTCATTGGTGAAAGCGATTTGGTTCCATATGTTCCTGATTCTTTGTCTGACGAAGCAAAGGACTTTCTGTCAAAGTGTTTTAAGAAAGATCCTTCCCGAAGGTGGACTGTTGACAGCTTGATGAACCATCCTTTTGTTAGGTGGAATAACGAATACcctgaagaggaggaggaagaagaagaagaagaaatatttgaagaagaagaggaagaagaaaacgaaatatttgaagaagaagaagaagaagaagaagaagaagaagcgattGAAATAGAAGAAGAATACCCTAAAGAGGAGtcggaagaagaagatcaaaaaTAG